One genomic region from Gossypium hirsutum isolate 1008001.06 chromosome D13, Gossypium_hirsutum_v2.1, whole genome shotgun sequence encodes:
- the LOC121225679 gene encoding acetyl-coenzyme A carboxylase carboxyl transferase subunit beta, chloroplastic — protein sequence MNNGSKNDEPHYHFNLYDNDTNYGWNNHINSCIDSYLRSQICIDSSILSGSDNSNDNYIYNYICGEAGNSGEGKNFDIITRENGNDLTLKESSNDVDLYKDLWVQCECENCYGVNYKKSLNSKMNICEQCGYHLKMRSSDRIALSIDPGIWGPMDEDMISLDPIEFQSEEELYKYRIDFYQRKTRLTEAIQIGTGQLNGIPIAIGVMDFQFMGGVWDP from the coding sequence ATGAATAATGGATCGAAAAATGATGAGCCCCACTATCATTTTAACTTGTATGATAATGATACTAACTATGGTTGGAATAATCACATTAATAGTTGTATTGACTCTTATCTTCGTTCTCAAATCTGTATTGATAGTTCCATTTTAAGTGGTAGTGATAATTCCaatgataattatatttataattacatTTGCGGCGAAGCTGGAAATAGTGGTGAAGGCAAGAATTTCGATATAATAACTCGTGAAAATGGTAATGATTTAACTCTAAAAGAAAGTTCTAATGATGTCGATCTATACAAGGATTTGTGGGTTCAATGTGAATGCGAAAATTGTTATGGAGTAAATTATAAGAAATCGCTTAATTCAAAAATGAATATTTGTGAACAATGTGGATATCATTTGAAAATGAGGAGTTCAGATAGAATCGCACTTTCGATTGATCCAGGCATTTGGGGTCCTATGGATGAAGACATGATCTCTCTGGATCCCATTGAATTTCAGTCTGAAGAAGAGCTTTATAAATATCGTATTGATTTTTATCAAAGAAAGACAAGATTAACTGAGGCTATTCAAATAGGCACGGGTCAACTAAACGGTATTCCTATAGCAATCGGGGTTATGGATTTTCAGTTTATGGGGGGAGTATGGGATCCGTAG
- the LOC107920398 gene encoding uncharacterized protein, producing MAAPLSSHFRPLCFSSQSCSIPKPNLFPSSLSFPPLRSLSPSNAKKFSKSPLLAFSSSDFDASHFNDGFGPNPTPSKKSVLTNLIQEIEPLDVSLIQKDVPPTTVDAMKRTISGMLGLLPSDRFQVFIEALWEPLSKLLVSSMMTGYTLRNAEYRLCLERNLGCEGDLENQTSEKSNFDLQEMLLDSTKINEFSEKNDLSSESEKTIGDQFEDIDFQGLGEMPLETRKYILHLKARLTSVKKELHEVKRKNAALQMQQFVGEEKNDLLDYLRSLQPEKVAELSEPTSPELKETIHSVVHGLLATLSPRMHSKVPPLSENTTTGTLNIGSEDCAELVENTSLQFQPFISLTRDYLARLLFWCMLLGHYLRGLEYRLELMELLSLTSSPGNNSCGDEQVV from the exons ATGGCCGCCCCTCTTTCCTCTCATTTCCGTCCCCTTTGCTTCTCTTCCCAATCATGTTCGATTCCAAAGCCCAATCTCTTTCCTTCCTCTCTCTCCTTCCCTCCTCTTCGCTCCCTCTCCCCTTCGAACGCTAAAAAATTCTCCAAATCCCCTCTCCTCGCTTTCTCTTCCTCTGATTTTGATGCCTCTCATTTCAATGATGGCTTCGGTCCCAATCCTACCCCATCTAAG AAATCTGTCCTTACCAATCTGATACAGGAGATTGAACCACTGGATGTTAGCCTTATTCAAAAAGATGTCCCCCCCACAACTGTGGATGCCATGAAAAGGACTATCTCGGGAATGTTGGGTTTACTTCCATCTGATAGGTTTCAAGTCTTTATCGAGGCACTATGGGAACCTCTCTCCAAATTGTTGGTTTCTTCTATGATGACTGG TTATACATTGAGAAATGCTGAATATAGGCTTTGCCTTGAACGGAACCTTGGTTGTGAAGGAGATTTGGAAAATCAAACTTCAGAAAAGTCAAACTTTGATTTACAAGAGATGTTATTGGACAGtacaaaaataaatgaattttcaGAGAAAAATGATTTGTCCTCTGAATCTGAAAAAACCATTGGAGACCAATTTGAAGATATTGACTTTCAAGGCCTGGGTGAAATGCCCCTGGAAACTCGTAAATACATTCTTCATTTGAAGGCTCGACTAACTTCAGTGAAAAAG GAACTTCATGAAGTAAAGAGGAAAAATGCTGCTCTACAAATGCAACAGTTTGTTGGGGAAGAAAAGAATGATTTACTTGACTACTTAAGATCACTTCAACCAGAAAAG GTAGCTGAACTTTCTGAACCAACATCTCCTGAACTGAAGGAAACAATCCACTCTGTAGTCCATGGTCTCCTTGCCACTCTTTCTCCGAGGATGCATTCCAAGGTTCCTCCTTTGTCAGAGAACACCACAACTGGAACTCTAAACATTGGGAGTGAAGACTGTGCAGAACTTGTTGAGAATACTTCACTTCAATTCCAGCCCTTCATTTCATTAACGCGGGACTATCTTGCTCGTCTTCTTTTCTG GTGCATGCTGTTGGGGCACTACCTTAGAGGCCTCGAGTATCGGTTGGAGCTAATGGAGCTTCTGTCGTTGACAAGCAGTCCCGGCAATAATAGTTGTGGTGATGAGCAGGTTGTTTAG
- the LOC121225478 gene encoding ribulose bisphosphate carboxylase large chain, with product MMMYLENQIPWSNKEKGERDITLSFVDLLRDDFIKKDRSCGIYFTQDWVSMPGVLSVASRGIHIWYMPALTEIFGDDFVLQSGGGTLGHPWGNAPGAVANRVALEACVQAHNEGRYLTHEGNEIICEASKWSPELAAASEVWKAIKFEFDAVDKLDKPT from the coding sequence ATGATGatgtatttggaaaatcaaataCCATGGTCTAATAAGGAGAAAGGAGAAAGGGACATAACTTTGAGCTTTGTTGATTTACTAcgtgatgattttattaaaaaagatcGAAGCTGTGGTATTTATTTCACTCAAGATTGGGTTTCTATGCCAGGTGTTCTGTCCGTAGCTTCAAGGGGTATTCACATTTGGTATATGCCTGCTTTGACCGAGATCTTTGGAGATGATTTCGTACTACAATCCGGTGGAGGAACTTTAGGACACCCTTGGGGAAATGCACCGGGTGCCGTAGCTAATCGAGTAGCTTTAGAAGCATGTGTACAAGCTCATAATGAGGGACGTTACCTTACCCACGAGGGTAATGAAATTATCTGCGAGGCTAGCAAATGGAGTCCTGAACTAGCTGCTGCTTCTGAAGTATGGAAGGCAATCAAATTTGAATTCGACGCAGTGGATAAATTAGATAAACCAACTTGa